The Hevea brasiliensis isolate MT/VB/25A 57/8 chromosome 1, ASM3005281v1, whole genome shotgun sequence genome has a window encoding:
- the LOC110639641 gene encoding proline-rich receptor-like protein kinase PERK1 — MDTGYVLSVEPQELQFPFELRKQISCSLHLLNKSENYVAFKVMTTNPKQYRVRPNAGVVPPRSTCDVIVTMQAQTEAAPDMQCKDKFLLRSVVASPGATAKDVNAEMFNKEAGHHVEECKLKVVYVAPPRPPSSVREGSEEGSSPRASVSDDGSLSASVQTSVIKPRPKDDPANGSGERLLTAFPSGMPSNIGPTQYSYEQLSKATGYFSNKYLLGEGGFSQVYKGALHGEILAIKKLRYFEEQTREELVHEIAVINSVRHCNLVKLLGYCIEGANALLVLEYCLNKSLRFHLHGGGKEILDWPTRMKIARGSAKGLEYLHEHSSPRIIHRDIKPDNILLNINFEPKIADFGLALFFPNTITHISRSIAGTEVYIDPEYSRRVSSNSDVYSFGVVLLELITGRKPKYQGIDIVCWAKARIRQALNGQYTDFVDSNLQSYDRSEMEWMISCAAVCVYNPFESRPQMKEIVRALEGYGLPKDKAAEQCGWQAGGALCPGGLCCSQYGWCANTPEYCGSGCQSQCDGGVGGEGGCVDLGCANTPEYCGSGCQSQCDGGVGGEGGCVDLGSIISRSTFEEMLKHRNDAACPAKGFYTYDAFISAAKAFPAFGTTGDVDTCKREIAAFFGQTSHATTGGWPTAPDGPYAWGYCHKEELNQASSYCSPSPAYPCAPGKKYYGRGPIQLSWNYNYGQCGQALGLDLLNNPDLVATDRVISFKAAIWFWMTPQFPKPSCHDVITGQWSPTGHDISAGRAPGYGVITNIINGGLECGRGWDARVEDRIGFYKRYCDMFGVGYGSNLDCYNQKPFGLG; from the exons ATGGATACCGGCTACGTTCTCAGCGTCGAGCCTCAGGAGCTCCAATTTCCAT TTGAATTGAGGAAGCAGATCTCTTGTTCCCTACACCTGTTAAATAAGAGCGAAAATTATGTGGCTTTCAAG GTTATGACGACGAATCCAAAACAGTACCGTGTTAGGCCTAATGCTGGGGTTGTGCCGCCAAGGTCCACTTGTGATGTTATAG TTACAATGCAAGCACAAACGGAGGCGGCTCCTGATATGCAATGCAAGGACAAGTTTTTACTTCGGAGTGTCGTTGCAAGTCCTGGAGCTACTGCAAAGGATGTCAATGCAGAGATG TTCAATAAAGAGGCAGGGCATCATGTTGAAGAGTGCAAATTGAAGGTTGTTTATGTTGCTCCTCCTAGACCACCATCATCAGTTCGAGAAGGGTCAGAGGAAGGTTCTTCACCCAGAGCTTCTGTGTCCGACGATGGGAGCCTGAGCGCCTCTGTACAAACCAGTGTTATTAAACCCCGTCCGAAAGATGACCCGGCGAATGGATCCGGTGAAAGG CTTTTGACGGCTTTTCCCTCGGGAATGCCCAGTAATATTGGGCCAACACAATATAGTTATGAACAACTATCAAAAGCAACTGGTTATTTCTCCAACAAGTACCTCCTTGGCGAAGGTGGTTTTAGTCAAGTATATAAGGGTGCCCTACATGGTGAAATCCTTGCTATTAAGAAACTTCGCTATTTCGAGGAACAGACCAGAGAAGAATTGGTCCATGAGATTGCAGTCATTAACAGTGTTCGTCATTGTAATCTTGTTAAGTTGCTTGGCTACTGCATTGAAGGAGCCAATGCATTGCTTGTTTTAGAGTATTGTCTCAATAAAtccttgagatttcatttacatg GAGGAGGAAAGGAGATTTTGGATTGGCCAACAAGAATGAAAATTGCCAGAGGCTCTGCAAAAGGATTGGAATATCTACATGAGCACT CGTCTCCTAGGATTATTCACCGAGATATCAAGCCAGATAACATTCTTCTTAATATCAATTTTGAACCAAAG ATTGCTGATTTTGGACTTGCCTTATTTTTTCcgaatactatcactcatatctcCAGATCCATTGCAGGAACTGAAGT TTATATAGATCCAGAGTATTCCAGAAGGGTATCTAGTAACTCAGATGTCTATTCTTTCGGCGTGGTGCTTCTAGAACTTATCACTGGAAGAAAACCTAAATATCAAGGCATTGACATTGTTTGTTGG GCAAAAGCTCGAATTAGACAAGCTTTGAATGGACAATATACAGACTTTGTTGATTCAAATTTGCAAAGCTATGATAGAAGTGAAATGGAATGGATGATTTCTTGTGCTGCAGTTTGTGTTTATAATCCTTTTGAGTCTCGCCCACAAATGAAAGAG ATAGTTCGAGCTCTTGAAGGATATGGTCTTCCAAAGGATAAGGCTG CAGAGCAATGTGGATGGCAAGCTGGTGGTGCTTTGTGCCCAGGAGGCCTATGTTGCAGCCAATATGGCTGGTGTGCTAACACACCTGAATATTGTGGCAGTGGCTGCCAAAGCCAATGTGATGGTGGAGTTGGTGGTGAAGGTGGCTGCGTAGACCTTGGATGTGCTAACACACCTGAATATTGTGGCAGTGGCTGCCAAAGCCAATGTGATGGTGGAGTTGGTGGTGAAGGTGGCTGCGTAGACCTTGGTAGTATCATCTCAAGATCAACGTTTGAGGAGATGCTTAAACATAGAAATGATGCTGCTTGCCCTGCCAAGGGATTCTATACCTATGACGCTTTTATATCAGCAGCCAAAGCATTTCCAGCCTTCGGCACCACTGGAGATGTTGATACATGTAAAAGGGAGATTGCTGCATTCTTTGGCCAGACATCTCATGCAACTACAG GAGGGTGGCCAACTGCACCAGATGGACCATATGCTTGGGGATATTGCCACAAGGAGGAGCTAAATCAAGCGTCGTCTTACTGTTCTCCAAGTCCCGCTTATCCTTGTGCTCCTGGCAAGAAATATTACGGTAGAGGTCCCATCCAACTTTCATG GAATTATAATTATGGGCAATGTGGGCAAGCCTTAGGATTAGACCTATTGAACAATCCAGACCTTGTAGCGACAGATCGAGTCATTTCTTTCAAGGCAGCAATTTGGTTCTGGATGACTCCACAATTTCCAAAGCCCTCTTGTCATGAcgtcatcactggacaatggtcACCCACCGGCCACGATATTTCAGCTGGAAGAGCTCCAGGTTATGGTGTGATAACAAACATCATCAATGGTGGTCTTGAATGTGGTAGGGGTTGGGATGCTAGGGTTGAAGATCGTATTGGGTTTTATAAGAGATACTGTGATATGTTCGGAGTTGGCTATGGCAGCAATCTTGACTGCTACAATCAAAAGCCATTCGGATTAGGGTGA